From Rudanella lutea DSM 19387, a single genomic window includes:
- the ygiD gene encoding 4,5-DOPA dioxygenase extradiol yields the protein MNTLSAFKQFTDTLPEGETLMPVLFVGHGSPMNGIEDNDFSRRWKQMATEMPTPTAVLVVSAHWFTRGTKITAMDKPQTIHDFGGFPQALFDVQYPAPGNPALAKETAALIRSTPVELNHDWGLDHGTWTIVRHMYPQANIPVLQLSIDFSKGPQYHYDLARELYALRRKGVLIMGSGNMVHNLRMVAWDKLNEPSYGYDWAISLNDTFKQLISQNDVKPLINYSSLGREGALAIPTPEHYLPLLYTLGLRTGKDAVSFFNDRAVGGSLTMTSVRIG from the coding sequence ATGAACACCTTATCGGCTTTCAAGCAATTTACCGATACACTGCCCGAAGGCGAAACCCTGATGCCCGTTTTGTTTGTGGGCCACGGCTCGCCCATGAACGGGATCGAAGACAACGATTTTAGCCGACGCTGGAAACAGATGGCCACCGAGATGCCAACCCCTACGGCGGTGCTGGTGGTGTCGGCCCACTGGTTTACGCGGGGCACCAAAATCACGGCGATGGACAAACCCCAGACCATTCATGACTTTGGTGGTTTCCCGCAGGCCTTGTTCGATGTGCAGTACCCCGCCCCCGGCAACCCGGCGCTGGCCAAGGAGACGGCCGCCCTGATCCGGTCGACGCCGGTGGAGCTAAACCACGACTGGGGGCTGGACCACGGCACTTGGACTATTGTGCGGCACATGTACCCGCAGGCCAATATTCCGGTGCTTCAGTTGAGCATCGACTTCTCCAAAGGGCCGCAGTACCACTACGACCTCGCCCGTGAGCTGTACGCGCTCCGCCGGAAAGGCGTGCTCATTATGGGTAGCGGCAACATGGTGCATAACCTGCGGATGGTAGCCTGGGACAAACTGAACGAACCGAGCTACGGCTATGACTGGGCCATCAGCCTCAACGATACGTTTAAGCAGCTCATCAGCCAAAACGACGTAAAGCCCCTCATAAACTACAGCAGCCTTGGCCGCGAAGGAGCCCTTGCTATTCCTACCCCCGAACACTACCTGCCCTTGCTGTACACGCTCGGACTACGGACGGGTAAAGACGCTGTATCGTTTTTTAACGACCGGGCCGTGGGCGGTTCACTCACCATGACCTCGGTCCGAATCGGTTAA
- a CDS encoding pirin family protein: protein MLDQIIDARTASLGNGFSVRRILPYRLRRMLGPFIFMDHAGPVNIIPDRVADMDVLPHPHIGLSTVSYLFDGQVTHRDSLGVQQVIRPGEVNWMKAGSGIAHSERFEDPAMLAGGKLEMIQTWVALPEADEESAPTFENYQPEILPVFTDKGVWMRLIAGDAFGLTNAVKTHSPLFYAHVVLQGGTRFGLPRGHAERGAYVAKGSVEVNGHRYGVGQLLVFTPGIDPVLIAHETCTLMLLGGEPLGERFIWWNFVSSRRDRIEQAKADWEAGRIALPPNDNVEFIPLPHDTSRPAGAPRTPPPPALS from the coding sequence ATGCTCGATCAGATCATCGACGCCCGTACGGCCTCACTCGGCAACGGATTCAGTGTCCGGCGGATTCTGCCCTACCGGCTTCGGCGGATGCTCGGGCCGTTTATTTTCATGGATCATGCCGGGCCGGTAAACATCATCCCCGATCGGGTGGCCGACATGGATGTACTGCCGCACCCACACATTGGGCTCTCTACGGTCAGCTACCTGTTCGATGGGCAGGTGACCCACCGCGATAGCCTTGGGGTGCAGCAGGTGATCCGGCCGGGCGAGGTGAACTGGATGAAGGCCGGCAGCGGCATTGCCCACTCCGAACGGTTTGAAGACCCCGCCATGCTGGCCGGGGGGAAGCTGGAGATGATTCAGACGTGGGTGGCCCTGCCCGAAGCTGACGAAGAAAGCGCCCCCACCTTTGAGAACTACCAGCCCGAAATCCTACCCGTGTTTACGGACAAGGGTGTCTGGATGCGCCTGATTGCGGGCGACGCCTTCGGGCTCACCAATGCGGTAAAAACACACTCGCCCCTGTTTTATGCCCATGTGGTGTTGCAGGGCGGCACGCGGTTCGGATTGCCACGCGGCCATGCCGAACGTGGGGCGTATGTGGCCAAAGGTAGCGTAGAGGTCAACGGACACCGGTATGGCGTGGGGCAGTTGCTGGTGTTTACGCCCGGCATTGATCCGGTGCTGATAGCCCACGAAACCTGTACCCTCATGCTGCTGGGCGGAGAACCACTGGGCGAACGGTTTATCTGGTGGAACTTCGTATCATCGCGCCGGGACCGGATTGAACAGGCCAAGGCCGACTGGGAAGCGGGCCGTATTGCGTTGCCTCCCAACGACAACGTCGAGTTTATTCCGTTGCCGCACGATACCTCCCGCCCGGCCGGGGCTCCGCGCACACCGCCCCCGCCCGCGCTCTCGTAG